A portion of the Juglans microcarpa x Juglans regia isolate MS1-56 chromosome 1D, Jm3101_v1.0, whole genome shotgun sequence genome contains these proteins:
- the LOC121234906 gene encoding LOW QUALITY PROTEIN: protein TSS (The sequence of the model RefSeq protein was modified relative to this genomic sequence to represent the inferred CDS: inserted 1 base in 1 codon) yields MAPRNNRGKAKGEKKKKEEKVLPVVMDITVNLPDETCVILRGISTDRIIDVRRLLSVNIETCNITNFSLLHEVRGPRLKDTVDVSALKPCLLTLVEEEYDEVRAVAHVRRLLDIVACTTSFGSSSTTKDCSKPEASKNAPGAQDKAAAKKSTTAIPGGSSKAQGTAVKQDLAMEGEGDITHSCPKLGTFYDFFSLSHLTPPLQFIRRAISRHFNEISADDHLFSLDVKLCNGKVVHVEACRKGFSSFGKQRILCHNLVDLLRQLSRAFDNAYNDLMKAFSERNKFGNLPYGFRANTWLVPPVAAQLPSVFPPLPVEDESWGGNGGGLGIDGKSDLIPWANEFMLLASMPCKTAEERQVRDRKAFLLHSLFVDVAIFRAIKAIQLVMEQPMLNCSVSDGQILYNDRVGDLSTVVMKDASNASCKVDTKIDGIQATGLDQKNLVERNLLKGITADENTAAHDIATLGVVNVRYCGYTAVVKVAQIENDKASNPSQSIELLDQPEGGANALNINSLRLLLHKTAPSEPNKPVSHVQTLEHEELSASQASVERLLEESLAKLEEEEIGSDHVVRWELGACWIQHLRDQKNTEKDKKPSGLKKEMKVEGLGTNLRYLKNNKKKSDGSNMKVQSENSISHPEGVIGEVKSSILPLIESQLESDVKENELTMKRMLSETAFTRLKESETGLHCKSLPELIDLSRKYYTEVALPKLVADFGSLELSPVDGRTLTDFMHTRGLRMRSLGHVVKLSEKLPHVQSLCIHEMIVRAFKHILQAVIAVVDNTEKIAVLIAAALNMMLGVPENEESNRSCNAHSLVWRWLEVFLRKRYEWDLSSLNHKDVRKFVILRGLCHKVGIELVPRDFDMDSPQPFRKSDVVGLVPVHKQAACSSADGRQLLESSKTALDKGKLEDAVVYGTKALAKLVAVCGPYHRMTAGAYSLLAVVLYHTGDFNQATVYQQKALDINERELGLDHPDTMKSYGDLAVFYYRLQHTELALKYVKRALYLLHLTCGPSHPNTAATYINVAMMEEGLGNVHVALRYLHKALKCNQRLLGPDHIQTAASYHAIAIALSLMEAYPLSVQHEQTTLQILRAKLGPDDLRTQDAAAWLEYFESKALEQQEAARNGTRKPDASIASKGHLSVSDLLDYINPNDDTKGRDXAVKRRSYITKVKGKSYQNISLVGSDESPKETPKEVSKEVSDEETPMLETEGSADDNQENSSIPVESQNSVVQKNEEENPNIANEIFSETHAEGEDGWQPVQRPRSAGSHVRRLKQRRASIGRVYSYQKKNVDTDMEYFPFKNTQKNTKYYLLKKRTISHGSYTDHQAVNPAQATKFGRRIVKAVTYRVKSIPSSTKSITTNAPRNSGQLVGSPSPGTTSAQNDVGPVKNSIVGLGKSPSYKEVALAPPGTIGKFQVWVPQSDFSDNQELGFGKHEEGINEVKGNDELIQMGVESISEGNENSILNSTDHLKEEIGIAEKQEDTQLTDTIENNSSLKASDIVEGLESGSVEVQDVVEASILIDGVPDSVGSPKRDVSGKDSSISSEIHQSSNSILQAVEDLKEKPLIPNSSDPRGFPNKKLSASAAPFNPSPVIARPTPLAMNITLPSGPGAVPAIAPWPVNMNVHPGPATVLPTVSPICSSPHHPYPSPPPTPNMMPPLPFVYPPYTQNQAVPTSTFPVTSSTFHPTHFTWQCNVNPTVSEFIPGTVWHGCHPVFSVPPPVVEPICDPELETKLQPDESGSPSSAILPVEINNVGEAGKEVNPLPSEEIHNADEVAEIRLENTKENGHPNLSNVENALSEPTLSSSENTKVSSSSDEYAGNNDERKIDGERTFSILIRGRRNRKQTLRMPISLLSRPYGSQSFKVIYNRVLRGSETPKSSSFPSRDDCTASAT; encoded by the exons ATGGCACCCAGAAACAATCGTGGAAAGGCGaaaggagagaagaagaagaaagaagagaagg TTCTTCCAGTTGTTATGGATATCACTGTAAACCTTCCGGACGAAACTTGTGTCATTTTAAGG GGAATATCGACGGATAGGATAATTGATGTTCGTCGGCTTTTATCGGTAAACATCGAGACGTGTAACATCACCAATTTTTCACTATTGCACGAG GTAAGAGGGCCACGTTTGAAAGACACAGTGGACGTTTCCGCACTGAAGCCCTGCCTCCTGACTTTGGTGGAAG AGGAGTACGATGAAGTGCGCGCGGTGGCGCACGTTAGAAGGTTGCTGGACATCGTCGCCTGCACGACCAGCTTTGGCTCTTCATCAACGACCAAGGACTGTTCCAAGCCCGAGGCTAGTAAGAATGCGCCGGGTGCGCAGGATAAGGCCGCCGCCAAGAAATCCACCACCGCCATCCCTGGTGGCAGCAGCAAGGCTCAAGGGACTGCGGTCAAGCAGGACCTGGCAATGGAGGGGGAAGGAGATATAACCCACTCGTGCCCCAAGCTCGGAACCTTCTACgacttcttctctctctcccatctcACTCCTCCTCTACagt TTATAAGGAGAGCAATAAGTCGACATTTCAATGAGATTTCAGCGGATGATCATCTGTTCTCCCTAGAT GTGAAGCTTTGCAATGGGAAGGTGGTTCATGTGGAAGCTTGCAGAAAGGGATTCTCTAGCTTTGGAAAGCAGCGAATCCTTTGTCACAACCTTGTTGATCTGTTGCGACAACTTAGTAGAGCTTTTGATAAT GCTTACAATGATCTCATGAAAGCATTTTCAGAACGTAACAAG TTTGGGAATCTTCCTTATGGCTTCAGAGCCAACACATGGTTGGTTCCTCCTGTTGCAGCACAATTaccctcagtttttcctcccctGCCAGTGGAAGATGAAAGTTGGGGAGGAAATGGAGGTGGTCTAGGAATAGATGGAAAAAGTGATCTTATTCCTTGGGCTAATGAGTTTATGTTGCTTGCATCCATGCCTTGCAAGACGGCAGAGGAAAGGCAGGTTCGAGATAGGAAGGCATTCCTTCTTCACAGTCTATTCGTTGATGTTGCCATTTTCAGAGCCATCAAAGCCATCCAGCTTGTAATGGAACAGCCGATGTTAAATTGTTCAGTTTCTGATGGTCAAATTCTCTACAATGATAGAGTAGGAGATTTGAGCACCGTGGTCATGAAAGATGCTTCTAATGCAAGCTGTAAGGTAGATACTAAAATTGATGGAATTCAAGCAACTGGACTGGATCAAAAGAATCTAGTAGAAAGAAACCTATTGAAAGGGATCACTGCTGATGAAAATACTGCAGCCCAT GACATTGCCACTCTAGGTGTTGTTAATGTAAGATATTGTGGTTACACCGCTGTAGTAAAAGTTGCACAGATAGAGAATGACAAGGCCAGTAATCCATCTCAAAGCATTGAACTCCTTGATCAGCCTGAAGGAGGTGCTAATGCCCTCAATATTAATAG TTTGAGATTACTTCTCCACAAGACAGCACCTTCAGAGCCCAATAAACCAGTATCACATGTCCAAACTTTGGAGCATGAAGAGCTTAGTGCTTCCCAAGCTTCTGTAGAGAGACTCTTGGAAGAAAGTCTTGCTAAGCTCGAGGAAGAGGAAATAGGATCGGACCATGTTGTGCGGTGGGAACTTGGAGCCTGCTGGATACAACATTTGCGAGaccaaaaaaatacagaaaaagaTAAGAAGCCATCTGGTTTAAAGAAGGAAATGAAGGTTGAGGGGCTTGGGACAAATCTCAGATACCttaagaacaacaagaagaaatcaGATGGAAGCAATATGAAAGTGCAGTCTGAAAACTCAATATCCCATCCAGAAGGTGTTATTGGGGAAGTTAAAAGTTCTATTTTGCCTCTGATAGAATCTCAGCTTGAGAGTGATGTGAAAGAAAACGAGCTTACAATGAAGAGGATGTTGTCCGAAACAGCCTTTACTCGACTAAAAGAATCAGAAACTGGTCTTCATTGCAAG TCTTTGCCAGAACTAATTGACTTGTCTCGGAAATATTACACTGAAGTTGCTCTTCCTAAACTG GTAGCAGATTTTGGCTCACTGGAGCTCTCGCCAGTTGATGGCCGGACTCTTACTGATTTCATGCATACCAGAGGTCTTCGAATGCGGTCTTTGGGACATGTA GTCAAGCTTTCAGAAAAGCTGCCGCATGTCCAGTCACTCTGTATTCATGAGATGATTGTGCGAGCATTTAAGCACATTCTTCAGGCAGTGATTGCTGTTGTTGACAACACGGAGAAAATAGCAGTATTAATAGCTGCTGCATTGAATATGATGCTTGGGGTTCCAGAAAATGAGGAATCAAATAGATCTTGCAATGCCCATTCCCTTGTGTGGAGGTGGCTGGAGGTCTTCTTGAGGAAGCGATATGAATGGGATCTTAGTAGCTTGAACCACAAAGATGTTAGAAAATTTGTGATTCTACGTGGACTATGTCATAAG GTTGGTATAGAGCTGGTTCCAAGGGATTTTGATATGGACTCTCCACAACCGTTTCGGAAATCAGATGTTGTCGGTTTGGTCCCAGTGCATAAG CAAGCAGCCTGTTCATCAGCAGATGGGAGGCAACTCCTAGAATCGTCGAAAACAGCTTTAGATAAGGGAAAACTTGAGGATGCTGTTGTCTATGGGACAAAG GCTCTTGCGAAGCTGGTAGCAGTTTGTGGTCCCTACCATCGGATGACAGCAGGAGCTTACAGCCTCCTTGCTGTTGTTTTGTATCACACTGGAGATTTTAATCAG GCTACAGTTTATCAACAGAAAGCTTTGGACATCAATGAGAGAGAGCTGGGTCTAGATCATCCAGATACAATGAAGAGTTATGGGGATCTTGCTGTATTCTATTACAGACTTCAACACACGGAGCTGGCTCTCAA GTATGTAAAGAGGGCATTGTATCTTCTACATCTCACGTGCGGTCCATCTCATCCAAACACTGCTGCAACATACATCAATGTGGCTATGATGGAGGAAGGCCTCGGGAATGTGCATGTTGCCCTCAGATATCTCCACAAAGCTCTGAAGTGTAACCAAAGGCTACTCGGCCCAGACCATATTCag ACAGCAGCAAGTTACCATGCAATTGCAATAGCACTGTCATTGATGGAAGCATATCCTTTAAGTGTTCAGCATGAGCAAACAACCTTGCAAATTCTACGAGCAAAGCTTGGCCCAGATGACCTGCGTACTCAG GATGCTGCTGCTTGGCTTGAGTACTTCGAGTCCAAGGCTCTTGAACAGCAAGAAGCTGCACGGAATGGTACTCGAAAGCCGGATGCATCCATAGCCAGCAAAGGCCACCTAAG TGTGTCGGATTTGCTTGACTACATCAATCCAAATGATGACACCAAAGGGAGAG GGGCAGTAAAGAGGAGAAGCTATATTACAAAG GTGAAGGGAAAATCTTATCAAAATATAAGCCTAGTAGGTTCTGATGAATCTCCAAAAGAAACCCCAAAAGAGGTTTCAAAAGAAGTTTCAGATGAAGAGACACCTATGCTTGAAACAGAAGGTAGTGCAGATGATAACCAAGAGAATAGCTCCATACCTGTTGAGTCCCAAAACTCTGTTGTGCAAAAGAATGAAGAGGAAAATCCAAATATAgccaatgaaatattttctgaaacgCATGCTGAAGGAGAGGATGGATGGCAACCAGTTCAAAGGCCAAGATCGGCTGGCTCACATGTTCGGCGACTGAAGCAGCGCCGTGCCAGTATTGGCAGGGTCTATAGTTATCAGAAAAAGAATGTGGACACTGATATGGAGTATTTTCCATTTAAGAATACTCAAAAGAATACTAAGTATTACCTATTAAAGAAACGGACAATTTCTCATGGGAGTTATACAGATCACCAAGCAGTGAACCCTGCCCAAGCTACCAAATTTGGACGGAGAATAGTGAAAGCTGTAACATACCGGGTCAAGTCAATTCCTTCATCTACCAAAAGTATTACAACAAATGCCCCTAGAAATAGTGGGCAGCTAGTAGGTTCTCCATCACCTGGTACGACTTCTGCACAAAATGATGTTGGTCCAGTGAAAAATTCAATTGTAGGTCTTGGAAAATCTCCTTCCTACAAGGAAGTCGCATTGGCCCCACCAGGCACCATTGGTAAATTTCAGGTCTGGGTGCCCCAAAGTGATTTTTCAGATAACCAGGAACTTGGCTTTGGAAAACACGAAGAGGGAATTAATGAAGTAAAAGGAAACGATGAGCTCATCCAAATGGGGGTTGAAAGTATATCAGAAGGGAATGAGAATTCTATATTGAATTCTACAGATCATTTGAAAGAGGAAATAGGAATTGCTGAGAAACAGGAAGACACTCAGTTAACTGATACAATCGAAAATAACTCTTCTTTGAAAGCATCTGATATTGTGGAAGGACTTGAATCTGGTAGTGTTGAGGTTCAAGATGTGGTAGAGGCTAGCATATTGATTGATGGCGTGCCAGACTCTGTTGGTTCACCGAAAAGGGATGTGAGTGGGAAGGATTCATCTATCAGTTCTGAAATCCATCAAAGTTCAAACTCAATATTGCAAGCAGTAGAGGATTTGAAGGAGAAACCCTTGATTCCGAATTCAAGTGATCCTCGAGGATTTCCAAATAAGAAGTTGTCTGCATCAGCAGCTCCATTCAATCCCTCGCCAGTCATTGCACGTCCTACGCCGCTTGCCATGAATATTACTCTTCCTTCGGGTCCTGGTGCTGTTCCAGCTATTGCGCCTTGGCCAGTAAACATGAATGTTCACCCTGGGCCTGCAACTGTCCTACCCACAGTTAGTCCTATCTGCTCCTCCCCTCACCACCCATACCCATCACCTCCACCAACCCCAAACATGATGCCGCCATTGCCCTTTGTGTATCCTCCCTATACTCAAAACCAAGCAGTTCCAACCAGCACATTTCCTGTAACGAGTAGTACCTTTCATCCCACTCATTTCACATGGCAGTGTAATGTGAACCCAACTGTATCAGAGTTTATTCCAGGTACAGTTTGGCATGGATGCCATCCAGTGTTCTCTGTCCCACCACCTGTTGTTGAGCCAATTTGTGATCCTGAGTTGGAGACAAAACTGCAGCCTGACGAATCTGGAAGCCCAAGTTCAGCAATTCTGCCAGTGGAAATTAACAATGTAGGGGAGGCAGGAAAAGAAGTGAATCCTCTACCATCAGAGGAAATACATAATGCAGATGAAGTAGCTGAGATAAGGTTGGAGAATACAAAGGAAAATGGTCATCCAAATCTGTCTAACGTCGAAAATGCTCTTAGTGAACCAACTTTGAGCAGTAGTGAGAATACAAAGG TGAGCAGTAGCTCAGACGAATATGCTGGAAACAATGATGAAAGGAAAATTGATGGAGAAAGaacttttagtattttgatcaggGGGAGAAGAAATCGAAAGCAGACCCTTCGAATGCCAATAAGTTTGCTCAGTCGACCATACGGCTCACAGTCTTTTAAAGTTATTTATAACAGAGTACTCAGGGGAAGCGAAACCCCAAAGTCTTCCAGCTTTCCTTCAAGAGATGACTGTACAGCTAGTGCTACGTAA